A genomic stretch from Pirellulales bacterium includes:
- a CDS encoding DUF1559 domain-containing protein: protein YSYDFTVPEPVGPLMDVINGPFYRNSQTRPADVRDGLSQTVFVGEASSILTDKTWVGVVPWSCTPPKRPFPGDTNSGGCLVGVHSGPDAHDHPQVIIHAPGDPFGHTDEMYAEHGPPGGNVLFGDGSVRWIDTLIDAYSWFYLSTMNAGEVPSDAAAK from the coding sequence CTATTCCTACGATTTCACCGTGCCGGAGCCGGTCGGTCCGCTCATGGACGTGATCAACGGGCCGTTTTATCGTAACTCGCAGACGCGGCCGGCCGACGTCCGAGACGGCCTGTCACAAACGGTTTTTGTCGGAGAGGCGAGTTCCATACTGACCGACAAAACCTGGGTCGGCGTGGTGCCTTGGAGTTGCACGCCGCCCAAGCGGCCGTTTCCGGGCGACACGAATAGCGGCGGCTGCCTGGTCGGCGTGCATAGCGGCCCCGACGCTCACGACCATCCCCAGGTGATCATCCACGCTCCCGGCGATCCGTTCGGACACACCGACGAGATGTACGCCGAGCACGGGCCGCCCGGCGGCAACGTGCTGTTCGGCGACGGTTCCGTGCGATGGATCGACACGTTGATCGATGCCTACTCGTGGTTCTATCTCTCGACGATGAACGCGGGCGAGGTTCCTTCCGACGCAGCAGCCAAGTAA